GGACATGCGATCGGCACCGCGCGCACGCGCATACGCGGTGGCCAAcggtgtcaagctgtcatacaaatcgtCTACCATGCATAACTTGGCTTGCTCACGACTCAATGGTGTGCCCACGGCTGCGCCAGCCGGTGAGACGTGCTTGAAACTAGTCGCGGCGGGCAAATTTAGTGCACGCTTGAGTTCGCGTACAAGTTGCCAGCCATTAAGCGCAtcacacaaattaataaatccCGGCGAGGCATTGACCACCTTCAGCGGAAGCGATTCAAGTTGTGTGAAGAGCTGTGCGGGTTTCTGGTGTGGGTTCATGCCATAACGTAAGTTGAGCTGCGACCCACCTGAAGAATATTGCTTGCGGAAATAATCGGAAATTGCATCGTCGTACGTGGCAGTGTGTGTGAAGGCTTTGAGCGCCAAAACTTTTCTAAAatcgaaatacatacatacatacatacatatgttattttcaaaattggaaTTTGAGATAGCCGACTCTTACCTAGTGTCCAAAGTAGTATCGCCATGCTCCTTGATTTCGCCGAGCACCTTGGCATAATCGCTAGCCTCACAGATAACCGTGACACGCGCATGGTTTTTGGCTGCCGCACGTAGCAGAGTGACACCGCCAATATCAATATTCTCAACAGCATCGGCCACTGTCACATCAGGTTTGGATACAGTGTTCACAAATGGATATAGATTGCACACAACCAAGCTGACCAAGTCGAAGTTTTGCTGCTTCATATCGGCTAGATCGCTTTCTGTGGTGCGCGAAAGTATGCCAGCATGCACGGCTGGGTGCAGGGTCTTGACGCGACCACCAAGCATTTCTGGTGCGCCGGTTATGTCGGAGACATCATCCACAGCTAGACCAACATTACGCAACGCCGTGGCAGTGCCACCACTAGCAACCAGACGAAAACCAAGCGCGGCAAGGTTCTGACCCAAATCGATCAGTCCGGTTTTGTCGGATACACTCAGGAGAGCTGGAAATATATTCCAAATATGACAAAgattgatttttataaatataattatgtaaattaatggaCACTCACCAATACGTTTCGCTGCCATTTTCCTTGATGAAGTCTGGAGGATATGTGGTAGAGAATCAGTACCGTTTGCGAACACAGTTcaactgtaaataaaatgagTTGGTTTggtttattatcaaaataaacaGCAATGATTTCTGGAGATATCGGTTACTTTCAgttgttattttaaaatattgcaagcAATGACCTGCTTTTAACACCCATCATCGCAATTGCTAGAGATAAGCAGTGCGTTGCTTTCCGCCTAATGGGAGATAATTGAGATCTCTGTAATTGACCTCTGATTTGAACCTGAagttgtacatgtgtatgttagATTGTCTGTGCATCATTACATATTCAGGCACGGGCCTACAtatagctaaaaaaaaaaaagaatcgtCGCTAATCTACTACTTTCGTCAGTACTCGGCAACCCCAAATCCTATCAAACACGCTCGCCAACAAgatttatgtttgtaaatatgtgt
The sequence above is drawn from the Bactrocera tryoni isolate S06 chromosome 1, CSIRO_BtryS06_freeze2, whole genome shotgun sequence genome and encodes:
- the LOC120780032 gene encoding bifunctional purine biosynthesis protein ATIC-like: MAAKRIALLSVSDKTGLIDLGQNLAALGFRLVASGGTATALRNVGLAVDDVSDITGAPEMLGGRVKTLHPAVHAGILSRTTESDLADMKQQNFDLVSLVVCNLYPFVNTVSKPDVTVADAVENIDIGGVTLLRAAAKNHARVTVICEASDYAKVLGEIKEHGDTTLDTRKVLALKAFTHTATYDDAISDYFRKQYSSGGSQLNLRYGMNPHQKPAQLFTQLESLPLKVVNASPGFINLCDALNGWQLVRELKRALNLPAATSFKHVSPAGAAVGTPLSREQAKLCMVDDLYDSLTPLATAYARARGADRMSSFGDFVALSDICDVVTARIISREVSDGIIAPGYEPAALELLKKKKNGGYCILQMDPDYEPSTLERKTIFGLTLEQKRNDAVIDATLFANVVTKLNTLPENAIRDLIVATIALKFTQSNSVCYARDGQVIGIGAGQQSRIHCTRLAGEKADNWWLRQHPRVASMKFKAGVKRAEISNAIDNYVNGTVGKDMPLSQFEAMFEEVPPQLSAQEKADWLKQLDGVSLGSDAFFPFRDNIDRARLSGVSYIGSPAGSTNDAGVIEACNEHGIVLAHTNLRLFHH